The DNA segment AAAGTATTACCTACCTCAAGCGCGGTGAAAGTTGCCCGCAAATGTGTGTTCAGGAATGCCAGCACGGCGGCACCGATACGGCCACGGATCTGTATCGTAGGTGCGGGACCGGCTGGTTTCTACACTGCCCAGTACATCCTCAAACATTTGGATAACTCCGACATTGACATCGTGGAGAAGCTGCCGGTTCCGTTCGGATTGGTGAGGTAAGCACCGGTAGAGGAGTGTTTTTGAAAGCAGTTCGACGGTAGTAATGTCTGTCTGTGCTTCACTTTTTAGATTCGGCGTTGCACCCGACCATCCCGAGGTGAAGAATGTCATCAATACGTTTACCAAAACGGCCGAGAACCCGCGTGTTCGCTTTCTTGGAAATCTTTGCTTGGGGAAGGATTACACCCTAGAAGAGCTGCGAGAACGATATCATGCTGTTTTGCTTGTAAGAATTCATCTGTTTTTTAACAAACCATCAAAGGagagtttaatttaaattgaaacacCCTTTTCCAGACGTATGGTGCGGAGCAGGACAATACGCTGAACATTCCGAACGAAAATTTGCAGAACGTACTCTCCGCCCGAGAGTTCGTCGCCTGGTACAATGGACTGCCCGGGTTTGAGAATCTTAATCCCGACCTTAGCGGGAAATCTTTGACCCTGCTGGGTCAGGGAAATGTTGCCGTCGACGTCGCACGCATCGTTCTGTCCAGTGTGGATGATTTGAAGGTAATTTCTGCCCGGACTTCACACAAAGGCGTTCATTTAAAATTAACGCAAATTTGTTGCTCCCCCAAGAAAACGGATATTACTGAATATGCGCTCGAAAAACTCTCTCGTAGTCGCATCGACACGGTGCATCTCGTTGGCCGAAGAGGACCGTTGCAGGCAGCGTTCACTATCAAAGAGCTGCGAGAAATGCTGAAGCTTTCCAGCTGCACAACAAGATGGAGAGCAGACGATTTTGACCGTAAGTTAGATCGTTTATTCGTGCACCAAAACGCTTTGAAAAACGCTTCAAATATGAATATTCATCGCAACTCATGTCCCACTTACAGATGTTGAAGAAAGCATACCAAATCTACCTCGCCCGAGAAAACGTATCACTGAGCTGATGGTGAAAAGTTTAGCAGAACAGGCACCGAACAATGTCCCACCCGCTGGACGATGCTTTCAGCCCATCTTCTTCCGTTCGCCAGTCAACTTTGTTGGCAGCGGGAAGGTGGAAGCCGTCGAGTACGTCGTCAACAGGCTGGCGGACGGTAGAGCCGTTCCGACGGAACAGCGGGAAACGATCGCCACCGATCTGGTGTGCCGCAGTATCGGCTACCGAGCCGTAAGTGTCGACAATCATATCAACTTTGATGCAAGGAAGGGTTGCGTTAACAATGCTGGAGGTATGAGTTCAAAACAAGCCGTTTAACTGCCGCAAATTTtaaccaaaataaaacaaattatctCTCCAGGTCGTGTATTGAAACGAAATCTCACCGGAAGCGATCAAACGATCGACGACATTGAGGACAAGTACGAGACGGGCCTGTACGCGTCCGGCTGGCTCGCAACCGGCCCGACCGGTGTCATCTTAACGACCATGAACAACTCGTTCGGTGTGGCCGATCTGGTGTGTCGTGAtttcaacagcaacaccatACGGCTCAACGGTTCCCGGCCGGGGTTGGAGCTCGCCGGCCGACCGTACGTCAGCTGGAACGGATGGAAAGCGATCGACAGTGAGGAAGTTAGGCTGGGGCAGGCGAAAGGAAAACCGCGGGAAAAACTCACCCGCATCGAAACCATGCTGCAGATTGCATCCAATGCAAGCGATTAAGTTCTGTGAGAACGCCGCAACCAAGTTGTTATCGCTAGTTTAGTACCTGCACGTTCGTGTATGCTGCCTAGTTTATGTTGTAGTAacgttgtttcttttttattgcgtTGTCTTCAAAATTTTACTTTCGGGAGTGGATCGTTTAATCGCATAAAGTTAAGCAGAAAATAGAAGCTTCAATCACGGAATCACGGTCTGGTGTAGATGTGTTTGCCCTTCCCTTACAGCTCTATCACACAGCAGCACGACAGGGTCGTTCACTCTCAGCACCGTTTGAGAGCCTTTTTCGCATCCTTGCTATCGTTGCCGAAGGTTTTCCCAAACCTGAAAACGGGAATCCAAAACCATTAGCACACAATTAGCACACAGCACGCCTTCCTTGGCCTTTTCGCAGCAGCTGCCCCGCCTGCACTGCACTCACCTAAACATAGCCCCAGGCACGTGTCCCTGATAGTTCGGCAGAAGGCCGATCGTTTTGTGATAGATTTCGTTCACCTTCGCCGACGGTTGGGACGTTCCGGCGCCGGCCAGCGTTATCGGTTCCCAGTCGGTGCTGCGCCGGTGGTTGTAGCTGTTGGTAAAATCACAGAGCGCTTTCGAGCTGATCGGTACGTTCGATTCGCCGAACCGTGGCCAAAGGAACGGTTTGTGGCCGGTGTATCCtacagaaagaaagaacacGTATGAAAACAgtgcacaacacacacgcacacacactacacgcTTTGAAACAAACTCGTAGCATAAGACATCTTTTCCCCCTCCCAGGATGCGTATCCCACAGCAGTTGGAAAGGCACGCCGCGTGTCCGATGTAGCCGATAAGAAGTGTGGCTTTAAAATGCCGTCATATGCAATCGGCTCCCTCTATAGCCTCGGCCACTGTGCCACCAAAATCCAAACAGCAGCGCgaaactgtcatttctatcgATCAAACATTCTGAACGATTGAGCCTTGCCTTTTCGGgaaacgcagcagcagcagcataaagtGCTAAACTAGGCCAATGCTAATCAACGGCCCTTTTCCTTCAGTCACGTCGCGGGAAACTggttgaaagtgaaaccgAAAACGTCAATCAACGGCATGTGCAATATAGGGGGGAAGCTAGCAAAAAAGGCACAATATTGCACTGCGCCCTAAAAGGTTGAAGTCTGATGGAGTGAGAAACCTTACTCAGCAATTGAACCGAGACCCTGAAGGAAAGATGATGCTCGTCTGCCTACCCTTGGAACGCGCACAGGGCCGTTACTAGTTGCCTTGTGTCTTTGGAATGCAAAGTTCTTTCAAACTGTCTGGCTAATAACGATTGCAGCCGTTTTTTAACAGCTCCGTAGTGCTAAGAAGTTCTTCCACAGTTCTGTTCTCTTTGTCACGTTgtattcaaaattcaaaaacgTTTTATTAGTACGATCTAATCCACGACAAAACTCGAAATAATTGACAACTACACAAAACCAACCACACCAAAACACTATGTACGTGTCTACCACAATCTATACCTTTTTAAATCGATAAACTTGGGAGAATGGTTACCCGTAAGCGATCGACGCCCGCCCGCTGTTCCCGGTTCCCCGTTTGCTATGCCCCGGTGGATGCGTTACCTAGCTTGAGCCACTTTTCCGGATGCTCGTTCGGCAGCGCCATCGGTGGTGTGTCGCGGGAGAAGTAGGGCAGACCGGGCAGCGGGGGCAAGTTTTCCATCGGCACCTCCTTTACCACACTGAGCGCATCGGGGCGCACCAATCGGAGAGGAATCTCGTAATCATTTAATCGAAGCTGAAAGAGATGAAGAAGGGAAAGCAACAAGAAAAGAACAACCAAATCATGTGCCAATGCTGTACTGGAAAAGTGGTAAAAACCAACACCCCGACTCACTTACCATCCGTTCGCCCAAGCTTCCCTTGGAGATGGTCGAGATCGGTTGCGCGACACGGTGGCGCAATCGCTTCAGCTGTGCCCTGGTGCGCTGACAGTCGCGGTCAAACTCGGACAGCCCTTCGGTGGTGGTGACGGCGTACCGCTTGCCGAACTTGTCCTTCGTGCGCGGTATGTAACCCTCGTACCCGGGCATGGGCGTGAAGCGATAGATCGTGTCCCGCTGATCGTCATCCTCCCGGCGCCGATCGTCATCGTCCAGCTGGGTGGCGACTGGTTGTCGTTCAATCTGCAGGAATGATGTTGAGAGCAAATTATTAGCAAAACCTCTCCATCGTCTTTTTTTTACGGCGAAATGACGAGATATCATACCGAATACTCGTCGTTGGTACGATCGGAAAGGATCAGCTTCTCCGAGTGGGCTACCGTCGGGTCAATCAACAGCCGGTGCGTTAGAGCGGAGTACGTGTTGCCGATGCGATACATGTACTGTGGACAGTACCCTGTGTAGCTGTAAGAGAGGggatttttgaataaaatattactTTTATCTATTGCCCCTTttaatggagacgcccagtcgTGCAGTGTGatcgtttcctttttcttatttgaaaatagtgatggagacgcctggtagcTTTCTCCGAAGGGTCTTTTTATTCTAGCTCATACATTATGCCACCCCAATCGCATTGTATGAAATATACTTATGATATTTTTAGCCACATTCGTGCCCATAAAACTACTGTTCAATGTATAAAAAGCGCAAAAATGGCATGTCTGCATACGAAACGGTGTCGTATATCTTTCGCTACTAACCTATAAACTGCTCTCCGACCTATCGATTATTGCGCTTTCCCCCACCAGCTACAGCTGAGTGAGTTCTCACCGAGGTTCAAGGTGAAACGGCCCCACAAACCCATAACAATTCATTGCCAAACAGTAATTCACACCAGCGTATGAGCCTCTACAGAAAAGGCTCCACATTCTTTCGAGCTGGAATGGAAAGCGACTGATACAAAAATTGCGGTTCAATAAATATCCAATCCTACCACCCGGCACCAAAAACCGCAACGAAAAGAGCTGTCTCGTCCTGCAAAACAACTCTAGGTCTAGAGCTCATTGGCGCATAGCGTGTCATAGTTATGGCACGATGGCATGGCAAAATCACACCCCACCTGCTAGCGTGGGAAACAAATCCTGCATGAGTGTTAGCCCTCGCGCGGCCACGGTGCGTGCGTTTGAATTGGTCGATTGTGAAGAGGTAAGAgggggaaagaaaataatactttacgATGAACTTGGCACCAAAGTGGCAGAGCGAAACCGTTTAACACCTCGTCCAAACGGAAGGGGGGACGAGACGAACAATGACAAACGGTGACAATGACGGTGATGGTTGTGTGAGGCAGTCCCAATCTTAGTGGGGAAAGATCATAATTATGCTTTATTTACTTTATATGCATATTTAAGGTAAACAATTcaatgcatatttgttttaccaatgctgtgtttttttaaacattttcatattAGACTAAATCAGAGGTTTCCAAACTTTTAGCCATTTTTAAGGGCCATTTTGAAGTTACATTTAACTGATAATTACACGTTtatatctatttttttaaactaactatattattattattattattattactttgtATTACTAAAGTATGATTTTAGTgcaagaaaagtaaaaattaaaaatctaattagattaattaaaataataaaataattattttagcctccaaaaaatcatggtgagccgtagtttggagacctctgacttatattattaaatttgttattatgtaagtattcaaaaaaatcataattacTCACCCTGGCACAAAGTGTGGCTGTGGGGTTGAAACGCGTCCTATATTTGGGAGCGACATCTTtccaacaatttaaaaaagctgcaacaaacaacaaaccgatCCAATTTCCGCTCGTTTGCTGTCGTAATGAAACCGGAACAAGAgaaataaaatgcaattaaaagtttttttttttacttccttACTGCATTCCAATAgggaaaaacaatacaaaaaagcgTAGTTCCTGTTTGCCAATCCACTTTAATTAGGTCGTTAAACAACATCTTCGCACAGCATTTGATGGCTGCAAACGGAAATTGCCGGCAACTTACCGGTGGCGAAGCTTCCGACGTACTTTCAGGCAGGTGCACCGACCCCTCGTCGTTTACGATTACGGAAATGACTTTAAATTATGTGCAACTCAAACAGCGGAAATGCACCGTCGTGGCCTGAActgtaccaccaccaacgaAACTGAAACAATAATCACCAAAACAGCACACAGAAATTTTGGAACCGCTTTAAAGCACTCGGAAGCACAGTCCGTACAATTTATCCGATCGAAATATCCGAGCCCAGGCTCACTACAACACTGCAACCTTCACACTGCTGTGCTGCAACCGATGTGTACTGCCGCTTGGCCCGGCGCCTGCTACGACCACCCCACACGATCGAGCCGAATCGAACGTGAGCTCTGTGCCCCAAAAATGCGGCAATACCGGTCGAACCCTAGCGCACAACTGTTGGACATGGTAGGCCATGGAATGCTCGATTGCTTCGTGTCTGTGGACGGTACCACCAACAGTACCGCCATTGGTTTGCCCTTTCCGCGAGCCCAGCTAATTTTTCCCCCGTCGGGAAAGGTTTGCCacttggtgttttttttcttggttttGTTTCAGCTGTGCTCAAGCTCAACCCCCAGAAGCCGTTCCGTGGCCTGTTGTTTGAACGTAACGACTTGTTTAGCATGGAAAAGCGCGCACTTCAAGTACCCAAGTTGGAAGGGGGTTCCGTTTTGCGAGCGAGTGAAAGGGGCATTGTGTGTAAGCCGAAAAGCATGGTGTACCGAGGGGGAAAACTCGAACGCATATGCTGACTAATAAAATCATCCGCTTTATGTTGCAGGGCAATTCTTGCGAAGGTAAGGACACGAACCTTCCTTACTGtattaagtgtttttttctgtgattTCTTCTTACCAGACATGTTTTTTCCCGGAGCTCCTAGTGCCTGCAGTATTAAATGTAtctaatctttttttttcaactctcCACAGCAGAAAGGCCTATTTCGTTTGATACGATCGTTATCTTCGACCCCGAAACCGGCTGGTGTCTTAATACAAAGCCTAATTCctctccttctttctctctcttttcattCGACGGCAATAACAAAACCGATCAAAACTATCAGCTGACCATGCTGCAAAGGAATGCTTTGGCCTTTTTTTGGCCTCGAACCGACCTTAACGCGAGACAgcaatgtgcgtgtgtgtgcagcacCGACAGCAGGTACAGCAAGAAGAGCGCCAGCACCAGCTGCAGCGAAAGGACGCGCGCCGCGGTTCATAAATTGTCAATCACCAACCTGTGCAAGCTTGTCTACCTTCGCGAAAAGCTCCTGGTACGAGGCTCATGATTTATCGATCTACCATCAAGTGCTCTCGACCCTTAATCAATTTGCAAACCGAGCGAGAGTGGAGGCGCTtgctcctttcccttttttgcagcCATTAAGTAGAGCCAAGGGACTTTCCGGTGGgggtttaatgtttttgttttggctttttttaatGCTCAACTGGCATGCACTCTGGCTGACTGTAAGCACGTTGGCAGAGGACCTTTTGCACAGCACTGTAATCTTCATCGCCGCTATTAACTACGATTGCCGATTGCGATCGTCAATAATGTTTCAATTGGAGGACAATTTATTTCAACTTCAAGAGAGATAGAAATACAAAAGAGGCTCAAGTACATTCGAATTACATTCGAAAATACCTTTTTTGTAGTTTCAATTTCCCTTACCTTGTCTAGGGGCGATATCGAACGTCCTTGAACATAACTGACATTTGATAATTAaaaattgtattatttataGAATTATATATAAACACATTTCTGCTTCCCCTACCTATCCCCAACGACTAGGACATTGTACAACTTTCCAAGGTCTTTCGAGTGGGTCGGCATAACCATCTCTCAATCTCGCCTTTTCAGTACATTGTGCCCTGTGTACACAATGTGACAAACAAAATGTAATGAACagaaataacaaaaccaaacggTCGATCGGAGGTTAAAATGGAGCTTCCGAGGTGGAAAAACAAATCGAATAATTtgtttcacaaacacacacagtcccCATTTCTGGTCCGGGGTAGCTGGTCTGGTGAAGTCGTGAGGGACTCATTACGCGCTCTGACGTGCGTAGCTACATGGTACGATGGAAGTTTTTTGTAGGCTTTAATACCTCTGAACTTTCCTGAGTCCAGTTTTAAGGCATTATCACGCAACATTAGTGCCAAATGCAATTAAGTACAAAACGGCCCAGCAAATTCCCAACATTCTGAGTAATCATCTGCAAATAACCCTAACGTGCTAATTAGTACCAACGTGGTCACATACGGATCGGCCCTATGAATGGATTGCATTTCTTCGCTTCTCGTCAAACTCTTAAAACCGATGACTAAATGTTGATACATGAAGATCAATTGCATCGCGGCGGAAGTCAGCGGCTGAATTCCAGCGAACCCCCACATTCGGTTGACAAATCAGGAAACGAAATGAATCACGCAATAATTCGACGGTGGGCAGAGCAGACCAACCAAGAGGTGTGAATCGGAAGATCAGTAGCCGATCAAATAAATACAGCGATCATGCCTGCCGTCCGGTGTCAGTGTTTCAACAGTCTCGGAAAGCGTCGGAAGGTTGTGTCGTGCTACAAGCTAAAGTAGAACCATCTCAAGAACCAGTTTCGTGATTTGCAGCAACTTGTGTTAGTGTACAATTAGCGTTAAATTAAACGTGATCGTTCGCCATGTCTCAGAAAATTATTGTGAGTGGAGTTCGCTTGCTTCCTGTTCCGGACCGTGCTGGGCTTTACTGAAAtggacatttttcttttctcgctACAGATCAGCCTCTTGGTGTGTGCTGTCGCCATACCCGTTGTAGTTCACAGTGCGCCCAACCGAAACACAGCGGAAGTTGCACCACATCGGACTGAAGAAGAAGTTTTGGCAGTTACGAATCTATCCTCTTCCACTGTGAGACCTTCGAACGAACTCGAACACAGCGATGAAGGATCTGATCTGCAAGAGAATGCACcttcatcgcgaacgaaacgaGCCATCATCTTCCGGCCTCTGTTCGTCTATCGACAGCAGGAAATTAAGAAGCAGAAGCTGAGAGAGATGCgtgaacaacagcaacagcagccacagAGAGAACAGTCGGCTGCCTGTGCCGcttgccagcagcagcagcagcagcagcaacagcaacaaacaccCAGAAAGCCTGTCCGGTATTATGCACAGAACTATCCGTACCAGCGGTTGTAGAGGGGGAAAACCCCCCAGCTCGATACTGTATCAACAGCACATTTGACCGTATGCGAAAATCATGACTGAACGAGAATCTCATTATCATACACGTATCAAAAGCGCCAAACGTACCATGGATGTGAGATGAGGATTGCTGTTTGCGTGTTATTGCGAATGCAATCTGCcgttttgtaatttatttattcaataaaaaaatcgtttcatttttttattcctctGCAGTTGATTATTAAATGGATGAACATTCTACAGAGTGGTTTGCAACTGCAATCGACCACGTGGTCGACggttggttgttttattttatcgtaAATTTTGGCTTGTATACTTTTATACTCATTTATAACAGTCGGTAGAGTAATATTCTCAAAATTCTATCacatattaattttaaaacaattttaagtaAATGTAATCAAACAAGCAACGACACATTCAAATAAGCGAAACGAATGGTTTACCACTGTGCAACACCCTATCGAACcggttcctttttttaccGCTTCTCACGCCTTTACCGGTTCGATAAACTGTGGCATTGAACACAATGTCAACAAACGTCTGACAGCTGTCTTTCTGCACCGTGTTTTGTTGCGTGATTTTTGCCCTGCACACCCGCTCTATTctacaacttttttttcagcATTTTCACTGAAAGTAAGCGGCAAAAGCATTTGCAAAGTCTGGAGGAAAAATGCTCTCCCGAGCGTGTAGACTTGTGTCCAGGAATTCCTTACATGGAAgggttgtttgtgtgcgggtAAGCTGGGagctataaaaaaacaaaccccatcCCTTCGAAGCCGGCCATTTGAACCCTTGATAATGTGCTTTTGCAACTACTTTGCAGGAAGGAGCAGCAGTACCAACCAGTGTCCACCGAGGACGCGATTACCACATTGCCTCGGGACATGCGACAGCCACGCTGCTAAACGCGAGGTTCTCCCCCGTCAAACCCATCACGGCTACAGTGCTGATGCGAAATCTCAGCACAGCCGATGGCGACAAAAGTGCGCTGCTGGAAACGATCCCGGAACCGCCCGCGATTCCACAGGCTGGCGCACCGGAGATTGCCGACATTGTGGCCGGTGCCGAGCCCGCCTTTTCCACGCTCGGACTGGGCGGCTGGACACCGGTCGGCATTGTGCAAAACTGCATGGAATTCCTGCACATCGGGCTAGACCTGCCCTGGTGGGGCTGCATCGCGATCGGTACGGTCTGCGTGCGAACGCTGCTGTTCCCGCTCGTCATTGCGTCCCAGCGCAATGCGGCCAAGATGAACAACTACATGCCACAGCTGCAGGTGCTGCAGATGAAGATGACCGAAGCGCGGCAGGCGGGCAATGCGATCGATTCCGCCCGCTACGGCCAGGAGATGGTGCTGTTCATGAAGGAGAAAAACCTGAACCCGCTCAAGAACATGCTCGTACCGCTGGCCCAGGCGCCGATCTTCATTTCCTTCTTTATGGGTTTGCGCGAGATGGCCAACACGCCGGTCGAGTCGATGCGCGACGGCGGGCTGTTTTGGTTCACGGATTTGACGATCTGCGACCAGTTCTATGCGCTACCGATCATCACCAGCTTGACGCTGTTCGCTACGATCGAGCTCGGCACGGACAGTGCGCGAATGTCGGCCGCCAACATGCAAACGGCCAAGTACATTCTGCGCGCACTGCCGCTGTTCATCTTCCCGTTCACGATCAATTTCCCGGGCGCCATTCTGTGCTACTGGGCGTGCAGTAACTTCTTCTCGCTAGTGCAGGTCGGCTTCCTGCGGATACCGAAGGTGCGCGACTTCTTCAAGATCGATCGTATCGTTACGCACAAACCGGAAACGCTGCCCATCAAGAAGAAGGGCTTTACCGATGGTATTAAAGAATGTAAGTGTCCACAAGAATTTATATTATGAAAACTGTATTTATCGACTTACccttttacttttgttttgcagccTGGACCAACATGAAAATTAGCCGAGAGTTGGAGGAGCGAGCACGCATCGATGAGATCCGTTTCCAGAAGGCCGGCAAGGGACCGCTGGTGAAAACGTTCAAATACGATCCGACGGCACCTCGAACAGGCACTTCCAGCGCGGTTAATGCGAAAAAGCGGTAATGCCCACGATCGGATAACTTCACTCAGTGTAAAACCAAACCACTTCTACAGTAGCTGCATGCAgtaatgcaataaaaacatcCAATTCCTTGGAGGAACAGGGCCCTCGGTTCGGTTTATTTCAACGGCGTTCCGATACACTGATTGATAACCTCCATCAGGTGCGTGTTTTCCAGTGCGGCCGCCACACGTTCCTTGTCGGTCAGCTGCTTGTTCACCGCGTGCTCGGATGCGTGCGTGCCGGGGTTGATCTCTACCGACACCTTGAAGCGCGGAGGCAGCGCCCGGAGAAGCTTCACCCGTATCGAGAGACCGATCAGCGTTGCCATGCTGCAGTGTGGGATGGTCGGTGTGAAGAGGATGTTGACGATGTTCTTCTCATTATCCACCGTGATGAGACTCTGCTCCAGGACGTGCAGTTCTTCCAGTGTGAGAGGATGTTCCGGATCGTTGATGTTGCGGATTATGtctaaagaagaaaaatcaaaGCAGGTGAGCATAACGTGAGCAAATGGAAACAATGGTCACCGTCGCCAGCTTACTTACCGAAGATTTCCCGCTCATCGAACGGATCCACCAcatcctcgtcctcgtcctcttTCGTGAGCTTTCGATCTTCACTCTTTTTGTACACATTTGGATTTACATTCTCCAGCTcggtcatttttgttttatt comes from the Anopheles coluzzii chromosome 2, AcolN3, whole genome shotgun sequence genome and includes:
- the LOC120952224 gene encoding mitochondrial inner membrane protein OXA1L is translated as MLSRACRLVSRNSLHGRVVCVREGAAVPTSVHRGRDYHIASGHATATLLNARFSPVKPITATVLMRNLSTADGDKSALLETIPEPPAIPQAGAPEIADIVAGAEPAFSTLGLGGWTPVGIVQNCMEFLHIGLDLPWWGCIAIGTVCVRTLLFPLVIASQRNAAKMNNYMPQLQVLQMKMTEARQAGNAIDSARYGQEMVLFMKEKNLNPLKNMLVPLAQAPIFISFFMGLREMANTPVESMRDGGLFWFTDLTICDQFYALPIITSLTLFATIELGTDSARMSAANMQTAKYILRALPLFIFPFTINFPGAILCYWACSNFFSLVQVGFLRIPKVRDFFKIDRIVTHKPETLPIKKKGFTDGIKESWTNMKISRELEERARIDEIRFQKAGKGPLVKTFKYDPTAPRTGTSSAVNAKKR
- the LOC120949566 gene encoding probable global transcription activator SNF2L2 — translated: MSQKIIISLLVCAVAIPVVVHSAPNRNTAEVAPHRTEEEVLAVTNLSSSTVRPSNELEHSDEGSDLQENAPSSRTKRAIIFRPLFVYRQQEIKKQKLREMREQQQQQPQREQSAACAACQQQQQQQQQQQTPRKPVRYYAQNYPYQRL
- the LOC120950972 gene encoding NADPH:adrenodoxin oxidoreductase, mitochondrial, which encodes MLRKVLPTSSAVKVARKCVFRNASTAAPIRPRICIVGAGPAGFYTAQYILKHLDNSDIDIVEKLPVPFGLVRFGVAPDHPEVKNVINTFTKTAENPRVRFLGNLCLGKDYTLEELRERYHAVLLTYGAEQDNTLNIPNENLQNVLSAREFVAWYNGLPGFENLNPDLSGKSLTLLGQGNVAVDVARIVLSSVDDLKKTDITEYALEKLSRSRIDTVHLVGRRGPLQAAFTIKELREMLKLSSCTTRWRADDFDHVEESIPNLPRPRKRITELMVKSLAEQAPNNVPPAGRCFQPIFFRSPVNFVGSGKVEAVEYVVNRLADGRAVPTEQRETIATDLVCRSIGYRAVSVDNHINFDARKGCVNNAGGRVLKRNLTGSDQTIDDIEDKYETGLYASGWLATGPTGVILTTMNNSFGVADLVCRDFNSNTIRLNGSRPGLELAGRPYVSWNGWKAIDSEEVRLGQAKGKPREKLTRIETMLQIASNASD
- the LOC120952227 gene encoding MIP18 family protein galla-2, yielding MTELENVNPNVYKKSEDRKLTKEDEDEDVVDPFDEREIFDIIRNINDPEHPLTLEELHVLEQSLITVDNEKNIVNILFTPTIPHCSMATLIGLSIRVKLLRALPPRFKVSVEINPGTHASEHAVNKQLTDKERVAAALENTHLMEVINQCIGTPLK
- the LOC120950973 gene encoding UPF0605 protein CG18335-like codes for the protein MSLPNIGRVSTPQPHFVPGYTGYCPQYMYRIGNTYSALTHRLLIDPTVAHSEKLILSDRTNDEYSIERQPVATQLDDDDRRREDDDQRDTIYRFTPMPGYEGYIPRTKDKFGKRYAVTTTEGLSEFDRDCQRTRAQLKRLRHRVAQPISTISKGSLGERMLRLNDYEIPLRLVRPDALSVVKEVPMENLPPLPGLPYFSRDTPPMALPNEHPEKWLKLGYTGHKPFLWPRFGESNVPISSKALCDFTNSYNHRRSTDWEPITLAGAGTSQPSAKVNEIYHKTIGLLPNYQGHVPGAMFRFGKTFGNDSKDAKKALKRC